The following are from one region of the Deltaproteobacteria bacterium genome:
- a CDS encoding histidine--tRNA ligase has product MHKAIKAIRGFNDVPPDEAWKYTYIENCARRHFHLYGYSEIRLPVLEYTELFSRGIGEATDIVEKEMYTFPDRNGRSLTLRPEGTASAVRAYLERGWQSDGAVSKLFYSGPMFRHERPQKGRYRQFYQLGLEAIGHGGPLVDAEVIDLLYRLFVRMDVHDVRILLNSLGCKECRPGFRDKLLAFLGSVSERLCSNCRRRMQTNPLRVLDCKVPSCREALDGVPVMVDYLCNECRDHFTMVRRTLDGLEMPYTVDPRIVRGLDYYNRTAFEAVCDRLGSQNAVAAGGRYDGLARQIGGDVPGIGFAMGVERLKLIMEWDSLAPLVPDYYLASATPDARIPIMKLADEIRGFGVRAEVDLEERSLKAQLRRANRMSVPKVVIIGDDELSRGTVTLKDFFSKKQEEIPRSDFIAGLIGTGANLKGAE; this is encoded by the coding sequence ATGCACAAGGCGATCAAAGCCATCCGCGGGTTCAACGACGTTCCGCCTGATGAGGCCTGGAAATACACCTACATTGAAAATTGTGCCCGCCGGCACTTTCATTTGTACGGCTACAGTGAGATACGCCTGCCGGTGCTCGAGTATACCGAACTGTTTTCGAGGGGGATCGGCGAGGCGACGGATATAGTCGAAAAGGAGATGTACACATTCCCCGACCGTAACGGCAGGAGCCTGACCCTCCGGCCCGAGGGAACGGCATCCGCAGTGAGGGCCTACCTGGAGAGGGGATGGCAATCGGATGGGGCGGTCAGCAAGCTCTTCTATTCCGGTCCCATGTTTCGGCATGAGAGACCGCAGAAGGGCCGATATCGTCAATTTTATCAACTTGGGTTGGAGGCCATCGGCCATGGCGGGCCGTTGGTGGATGCCGAGGTGATAGATCTTCTGTACAGGCTCTTTGTCAGGATGGATGTTCATGACGTCAGGATCCTCCTTAACAGCCTGGGGTGCAAGGAATGCAGACCCGGCTTCCGTGATAAATTGCTGGCCTTTCTCGGGTCCGTATCGGAAAGGCTTTGCTCAAATTGCAGAAGAAGGATGCAGACCAATCCTCTCAGGGTTCTGGACTGCAAGGTACCATCCTGCCGGGAGGCGCTGGACGGCGTCCCGGTAATGGTGGACTATCTTTGTAATGAATGCCGGGATCATTTTACCATGGTACGCCGGACCCTCGATGGACTGGAGATGCCCTACACCGTAGATCCCAGGATCGTCCGCGGTCTCGACTACTACAACAGGACTGCTTTTGAGGCCGTCTGTGACCGACTGGGTTCCCAGAATGCCGTGGCAGCCGGCGGGCGATACGATGGCCTTGCCCGACAGATTGGAGGCGATGTGCCGGGAATCGGTTTTGCCATGGGTGTTGAACGCCTGAAGCTGATTATGGAATGGGATTCCCTGGCCCCTCTGGTTCCGGACTATTATCTTGCGAGTGCCACACCTGATGCCAGGATCCCCATCATGAAATTAGCGGACGAAATCAGGGGATTCGGGGTTCGGGCCGAGGTGGACCTGGAGGAGAGGAGTTTGAAAGCACAGCTGAGGCGTGCGAACAGAATGTCGGTGCCCAAGGTAGTTATCATCGGGGATGACGAGCTCTCGAGAGGGACAGTGACGCTGAAAGATTTTTTCAGTAAAAAACAGGAGGAGATCCCTCGCAGTGATTTCATTGCGGGGTTGATCGGAACCGGAGCAAATCTGAAAGGAGCGGAGTGA
- a CDS encoding response regulator — MVTSGSLKAMGLSKLLADAKSRRFTGSLTLKGKTGLASISLKDGEVVDVQEPRVRSRLGRYLVTKNLITEKELQTALNIQKQSGKGEFLGEILVSQRVLDRSILESSMKNVVEDSLVHLLGWEEGLYRVEPSDVVVGDPVGIAPIPELLSRTTQITSAVEEEWVISELLPDGGELESGVKGEILAAVRRVSQKLKELKPKEIVLMVEDEALMREVFKDKLESFGFDVDAVESPQKAIEKLSDYDLEGKLPIILADLIMPTLSGKGIFGGLELLEEIQKTHSHVPVIVNTAYPDPTIRRRALFLGATYYINKPERKDITPDKLENQLNLFIEEVALCIQNVIQRHEIFFEREQQNILREELLSQLIQSREELQKVGELVQRDTGDIHFLRETSDKMVHNKSLAKMAETIVRFAGSEMDRSAIFLIRREKVSGFYGYDRRPDHEDFGDRIRNLHFTLDDVPVIQEAVTSGKGVIKRDPGDSLGSALLATFGDSPPEHTVILPLLVQNMVVAVLYGDVVSGGTPPRELDSLEILLNLASMSLEIQQQHAIIQRLRQGS, encoded by the coding sequence ATGGTTACATCGGGAAGCCTGAAGGCCATGGGTCTTTCAAAATTGCTCGCCGATGCCAAGAGTCGAAGGTTTACGGGGTCCCTGACCCTCAAGGGCAAGACAGGTCTCGCCAGCATTAGCCTGAAGGATGGCGAGGTTGTCGATGTACAGGAACCACGGGTCAGAAGCCGCCTCGGCCGTTATTTGGTGACGAAAAACCTCATTACCGAGAAGGAACTCCAGACGGCTTTGAATATCCAGAAACAGTCGGGTAAAGGGGAATTTCTTGGAGAAATCCTTGTTAGCCAGAGAGTTCTGGACAGGAGTATCCTTGAGAGTTCCATGAAGAATGTCGTTGAGGATTCCCTCGTCCATCTTCTCGGGTGGGAAGAAGGGCTGTACAGGGTTGAACCCTCCGACGTTGTGGTGGGAGATCCCGTGGGCATCGCGCCCATCCCTGAGCTCCTTTCAAGGACGACCCAAATCACTTCGGCGGTGGAAGAGGAGTGGGTAATCAGCGAACTGCTTCCTGACGGTGGAGAACTTGAAAGCGGTGTCAAAGGGGAGATCCTCGCGGCGGTCCGCAGGGTCAGCCAGAAGCTGAAGGAACTCAAGCCAAAGGAGATCGTCCTCATGGTGGAGGATGAAGCCCTCATGCGGGAGGTGTTCAAGGACAAGCTGGAGAGTTTCGGGTTTGATGTGGACGCCGTGGAGTCACCACAGAAGGCCATCGAAAAGCTCTCCGACTATGACCTGGAGGGAAAGTTGCCCATCATTCTGGCGGATCTTATTATGCCCACCCTCAGCGGTAAGGGCATCTTCGGCGGGCTGGAACTGCTTGAGGAGATACAGAAGACCCACAGCCATGTTCCCGTGATCGTCAACACGGCCTACCCGGATCCAACCATAAGGAGAAGGGCCCTTTTCCTGGGCGCGACCTATTATATAAATAAACCCGAAAGAAAGGACATCACCCCCGATAAGCTGGAAAATCAGCTGAACCTCTTCATTGAGGAGGTTGCCCTCTGCATTCAGAACGTTATCCAGAGGCATGAGATCTTTTTCGAGAGGGAGCAGCAGAACATCCTGAGGGAGGAACTTCTTTCCCAGCTCATTCAATCCCGCGAGGAATTGCAGAAAGTTGGGGAACTTGTTCAACGGGACACGGGGGATATCCACTTTCTCCGCGAGACCAGTGACAAGATGGTTCACAACAAGAGTCTGGCGAAGATGGCCGAGACCATCGTCCGGTTTGCAGGTAGTGAGATGGACCGGAGCGCCATTTTCCTGATCAGGAGGGAGAAGGTGTCAGGTTTCTACGGATACGACAGAAGGCCGGATCATGAGGATTTTGGAGACCGTATAAGAAACCTGCATTTTACCCTGGACGATGTCCCCGTCATCCAGGAGGCTGTAACTTCCGGAAAGGGTGTTATCAAACGGGATCCTGGAGATAGTCTGGGGTCCGCCCTGTTGGCCACATTTGGGGATTCCCCCCCTGAACATACGGTAATACTCCCCCTGCTGGTGCAGAATATGGTCGTTGCAGTTCTGTACGGCGATGTCGTTTCCGGAGGGACTCCGCCACGGGAGCTGGATTCACTGGAAATTCTGCTGAACCTGGCTTCCATGTCCCTGGAGATTCAGCAGCAGCACGCGATCATCCAGAGGCTCAGACAGGGCAGTTAG
- the aspS gene encoding aspartate--tRNA ligase translates to MDTGSDVSDQQGDWERTHNCGTLKKDHIGSEVTLMGWVLRRRDHGGLIFVDLRDRWGITQVVFNPERESESHRKAEHLRSEYVIAVRGEVSPRPEGMENPDLVTGDIEVLADELRVLNSSLTPPFSLDEREGGDVAESVRLKYRYLDLRRETLKANMVQRSLLTKWVRDYFYDEGFLEIETPFLTKSTPEGARDYLVPSRVNQGSFYALPQSPQLFKQILMVSGFDRYFQIVHCFRDEDLRADRQPEFTQIDVEMSFLTIDALFDIMERMMAGVFRFALDLDIPRPFPRLGYGESLDRFGLDRPDARFGMELVDLSDILGRTEARVFSGTVADGGIIKGLTVKNGGGMSRRELDELAAYVGVYGAKGLAWFKNTENGWQSPLAKFMDVDDKARVSEATLFQPGDLLLVVAGASGIVNEALGQLRAHLGNVLGLIPADRYDFLWVTDFPLFEYDEKEGRYNSMHHPFTSPVEEDIPLLETDPGLVRAKAYDLVLNGSEIGGGSLRIHRKDVQSTVFKYLNIGPEEARKKFGFLLDALQYGAPPHGGIAFGLDRIMMILTGAASIRDVIPFPKTQKATCLMTDAPGPVDPMQLMELGLKLRR, encoded by the coding sequence TTGGATACAGGATCGGATGTATCGGATCAGCAGGGTGACTGGGAGCGAACACACAACTGTGGCACCCTGAAAAAAGATCATATCGGAAGCGAGGTCACCCTTATGGGGTGGGTCCTGCGTCGAAGGGATCACGGCGGGCTGATCTTTGTCGACCTGAGGGACAGATGGGGGATCACCCAGGTGGTTTTCAACCCGGAAAGGGAATCCGAGTCCCACCGGAAAGCCGAGCACCTGAGATCCGAATACGTTATCGCCGTCAGGGGTGAGGTATCTCCGAGACCTGAAGGCATGGAGAATCCAGATCTGGTCACGGGAGACATTGAGGTTCTTGCTGACGAGTTGAGGGTCCTTAACTCCAGCCTGACCCCGCCGTTTTCCCTCGACGAGCGTGAAGGCGGCGATGTCGCTGAAAGTGTCCGTCTCAAGTACCGGTATCTTGACCTGCGGCGGGAAACCTTGAAGGCCAATATGGTGCAGCGTTCCCTTTTGACAAAATGGGTCAGGGACTATTTTTACGATGAGGGGTTTCTCGAGATCGAGACACCCTTTCTCACAAAAAGCACTCCAGAGGGTGCCAGGGATTATCTTGTGCCCAGCAGGGTTAATCAGGGCAGTTTCTACGCCCTCCCCCAGTCTCCGCAGCTTTTCAAGCAGATCCTTATGGTCTCCGGGTTTGACCGGTACTTCCAGATCGTTCACTGTTTCAGGGACGAGGACCTTCGTGCGGACCGTCAGCCCGAGTTTACCCAGATTGACGTGGAGATGTCCTTTCTCACGATTGACGCCCTGTTCGATATAATGGAACGAATGATGGCCGGGGTCTTCCGTTTCGCCCTGGACCTGGACATACCAAGACCCTTTCCCAGGCTGGGGTATGGAGAGTCCCTTGACAGGTTTGGGCTGGACAGGCCGGACGCGAGGTTCGGGATGGAGCTGGTGGACCTGTCGGACATCCTCGGCCGTACCGAGGCAAGGGTGTTCTCTGGAACCGTGGCGGACGGTGGTATAATCAAGGGCCTGACGGTTAAGAATGGGGGTGGAATGTCCCGCAGAGAGCTCGATGAGCTTGCGGCTTATGTGGGGGTTTATGGGGCAAAAGGCCTGGCGTGGTTCAAGAATACCGAAAATGGGTGGCAATCCCCGTTGGCCAAGTTCATGGACGTGGACGATAAAGCGCGGGTGTCCGAGGCGACTTTGTTCCAACCCGGCGACCTCCTTCTGGTGGTTGCAGGCGCCTCCGGCATTGTTAACGAGGCCCTGGGGCAACTTCGGGCCCATCTCGGAAACGTGCTCGGCCTGATACCAGCTGACCGCTACGATTTTCTCTGGGTTACCGATTTCCCCCTTTTCGAATACGATGAGAAGGAGGGCAGGTACAACTCCATGCACCACCCATTCACCTCACCGGTGGAGGAAGATATACCCCTTCTTGAAACGGATCCGGGTCTGGTCCGGGCCAAGGCTTACGATCTGGTCCTGAACGGGTCCGAGATCGGCGGCGGCAGCCTTAGAATTCACCGGAAAGATGTGCAGAGCACGGTCTTTAAGTACCTGAACATCGGCCCTGAGGAGGCCAGGAAAAAGTTCGGGTTTCTCCTGGATGCACTGCAGTACGGCGCCCCGCCCCACGGCGGCATTGCCTTCGGTCTGGACCGCATCATGATGATACTGACCGGCGCCGCCTCCATCAGGGACGTCATCCCTTTCCCGAAGACCCAGAAGGCCACCTGTCTCATGACCGATGCGCCGGGTCCCGTGGACCCAATGCAGCTTATGGAGTTGGGGCTGAAACTGCGCCGGTAA
- a CDS encoding NADP-dependent isocitrate dehydrogenase: protein MTKETQKISWTLTDEGPMLATHSLYPILQIFTKGTGIEIELRDISLAGRVLADFHDNLTEEQKVPDELKALGELVLRPEANIVKLPNISASIPQLKAAIKELQDQGYDIPDYPEEPKNDGERKLKERYAKILGSAVNPVLRQGNSDRRAAEVVKRYAKKHPHRMGEWKSDSRTHVSTMSSGDFYSNEQSTTMAEDTDARIEFVDDDGKVTVLRESLPLLAGEVIDATFMSKKALVDFYEKQIEDAGEKGVLFSLHLKATMMKISDPIIFGHCVKVFFREAIEKHADILAELGVDFNNGLGDLYAKIQSLPEGKRAEIEADIQAVYRKRPELAMVNSDKGITNLHVPSDIIIDASMPPMIRDGGKMWGPDGNTHDVKAVIPDHSYAGLYDVIVEDCKKHGAFDPRTMGTVPNVGLMAQKAEEYGSHDKTFQAPGNGTIRVVDSAGTTILGSKVEDGDVWRAPTVTDVAIRDWVKLGVARARATGAPAVFWLDRNRAHDAQIIRKVERYLKDHDTEGLDIRIMNIAEATQFSIDRIREGKDTISVTGNIMRDYNTDMFPILELNTSSKMLSIVPLLNGGGIFETGAGGSAPKHIQQFLHEGYLRWDSLGEFLALAESLRHMGSVTGNQKAKLLAASVDAANAKFLEENKSPTRRLGGIDNRGSHFYFALYWAQALAGQGQDEELKARFSKLAGELGDNETKIVDELISAQGPPQDIGGYYHPDPEKTSRAMRPSATFNAIMEAAGV from the coding sequence ATGACAAAAGAGACACAGAAGATCAGCTGGACCCTGACAGACGAGGGACCGATGCTGGCAACCCACTCCCTGTACCCGATCCTTCAGATCTTTACGAAGGGGACGGGCATCGAGATCGAGCTAAGGGACATCTCTCTCGCAGGGCGGGTCCTGGCCGATTTTCACGACAACCTGACGGAGGAGCAGAAGGTTCCCGATGAGCTGAAGGCCCTCGGCGAGCTCGTCCTGAGGCCGGAGGCCAATATCGTGAAACTGCCGAATATCAGCGCCTCCATCCCCCAGCTCAAGGCGGCCATCAAGGAGCTCCAGGACCAGGGTTACGACATCCCGGACTATCCTGAGGAGCCCAAAAACGACGGGGAGAGGAAGCTCAAGGAACGGTATGCCAAGATCCTCGGGAGCGCGGTCAACCCGGTCCTGCGGCAGGGCAACTCGGACCGCCGGGCGGCAGAGGTGGTCAAGCGGTATGCGAAAAAGCACCCGCACAGGATGGGTGAATGGAAATCGGACTCCAGGACACACGTGTCCACCATGAGCAGCGGCGATTTCTACTCCAACGAGCAGTCCACCACCATGGCTGAAGATACGGATGCCAGGATCGAGTTCGTGGACGATGACGGCAAGGTGACCGTGCTCCGAGAAAGCCTTCCGCTCCTGGCCGGTGAGGTCATCGACGCCACCTTCATGAGCAAAAAAGCGCTGGTGGACTTTTACGAAAAGCAGATCGAGGACGCCGGGGAGAAAGGCGTGCTCTTCTCTCTCCACCTGAAGGCCACCATGATGAAGATTTCCGATCCCATCATCTTCGGCCACTGCGTCAAGGTCTTCTTCCGGGAGGCCATCGAAAAGCACGCCGACATCCTCGCCGAGCTCGGTGTCGACTTCAACAACGGGCTGGGCGACCTCTACGCCAAGATCCAGAGCCTGCCTGAGGGCAAGAGGGCCGAGATCGAGGCGGACATCCAGGCAGTCTACAGGAAGCGCCCCGAGCTGGCCATGGTGAACTCGGACAAGGGCATCACCAATCTCCACGTGCCCAGCGACATCATCATCGACGCCTCGATGCCCCCTATGATCCGTGACGGCGGGAAGATGTGGGGCCCCGACGGCAATACCCACGACGTCAAAGCGGTCATCCCCGACCACAGCTATGCGGGTCTTTACGACGTTATAGTGGAAGACTGCAAGAAGCACGGCGCCTTCGACCCGAGAACCATGGGAACCGTGCCCAACGTTGGCCTCATGGCCCAGAAGGCTGAGGAGTACGGTTCCCACGACAAGACGTTCCAGGCTCCCGGCAACGGAACCATCCGGGTCGTGGACTCCGCCGGCACCACCATCCTCGGCAGCAAGGTTGAGGATGGGGACGTATGGCGCGCCCCCACCGTCACGGACGTGGCCATACGGGATTGGGTGAAGCTGGGGGTGGCCAGGGCCAGGGCTACGGGAGCGCCGGCGGTGTTCTGGCTGGACAGGAACAGGGCCCACGACGCCCAGATCATCCGGAAGGTCGAGAGGTACCTGAAGGACCACGACACGGAGGGCCTGGACATCCGTATAATGAACATTGCTGAGGCGACGCAATTTTCTATTGACCGGATCAGGGAGGGGAAGGACACCATCTCGGTGACGGGAAACATCATGAGGGACTACAACACGGACATGTTCCCAATCCTGGAGCTGAACACCAGCTCCAAGATGCTCTCCATCGTGCCCCTGTTGAACGGTGGGGGGATTTTTGAGACCGGCGCCGGAGGCTCGGCGCCCAAGCACATCCAGCAGTTCCTGCATGAGGGGTATCTCCGCTGGGACTCCCTGGGCGAATTCCTCGCCCTTGCCGAGTCGTTGAGGCACATGGGCAGCGTTACCGGCAATCAGAAGGCCAAGTTGCTGGCCGCATCCGTGGATGCTGCCAACGCCAAGTTCCTGGAGGAAAACAAGTCGCCGACCCGCAGGCTGGGCGGGATCGATAACCGCGGCAGCCACTTCTACTTCGCCCTTTACTGGGCGCAGGCTCTCGCCGGGCAGGGCCAGGACGAGGAGCTCAAGGCGCGCTTTTCCAAGCTGGCCGGGGAGCTTGGAGATAACGAGACTAAAATTGTGGACGAACTCATCAGCGCCCAGGGGCCTCCCCAGGACATTGGCGGCTATTATCACCCCGATCCGGAAAAAACGTCCAGGGCCATGCGCCCCAGCGCGACCTTCAACGCCATAATGGAGGCAGCCGGCGTGTAA
- the mdh gene encoding malate dehydrogenase, with product MAKQRNKITVVGGGNVGATAVHWAAAKELGDIVLVDIVEGLPQGKALDLMETAPVEGFDCNVVGTNSYEETAGSDVVIITAGLARKPGMSRDDLLQKNFQIVKSCAEQVAKYSPDAYIIVVSNPLDVMTYVAKAVTGFPKNRVMGMAGVLDSARFRAFIAMELGISVEDTSAFVLGGHGDTMVPLVRYSYAGGIPIEKLIPADRIEAIVERTRKAGGEIVGLLKTGSAYYSPSASAVQMAEAILKDKKRILPCAACLEGEYGISGGLFVGVPVILGGDGIEKVIEIDLSDEENAALQKSVDNVKSNVSKLPL from the coding sequence ATGGCGAAGCAAAGGAATAAAATAACGGTGGTTGGAGGAGGCAATGTCGGCGCCACGGCCGTTCACTGGGCTGCCGCAAAGGAACTCGGGGATATTGTCCTCGTAGACATTGTGGAGGGGCTGCCTCAAGGGAAAGCTCTGGACCTGATGGAAACCGCCCCGGTGGAGGGATTCGACTGCAACGTTGTCGGTACCAACAGCTATGAGGAGACGGCCGGGTCCGATGTGGTCATCATTACGGCCGGGTTGGCCCGAAAGCCGGGGATGAGCCGCGACGACCTCCTTCAGAAAAATTTCCAGATCGTAAAGAGCTGCGCTGAGCAGGTTGCAAAATACTCTCCCGACGCCTACATAATCGTGGTCAGCAACCCTCTTGACGTCATGACCTACGTGGCAAAGGCCGTTACGGGATTTCCAAAAAACCGGGTAATGGGAATGGCAGGGGTGCTGGACAGCGCCCGCTTCAGGGCCTTTATCGCCATGGAGCTGGGTATTTCCGTGGAGGATACCAGCGCCTTCGTTCTGGGCGGCCATGGAGATACCATGGTGCCCCTGGTAAGATACTCGTATGCGGGGGGCATCCCCATCGAGAAGCTCATACCGGCCGACCGCATTGAGGCGATTGTTGAGAGGACCAGGAAGGCCGGCGGTGAAATCGTCGGCCTCCTCAAGACCGGGAGCGCCTATTATTCCCCCTCGGCCTCGGCCGTCCAGATGGCGGAGGCCATCCTCAAGGACAAGAAGAGAATACTTCCCTGCGCGGCCTGTCTGGAAGGGGAATATGGGATCTCCGGCGGCCTTTTCGTAGGTGTGCCGGTCATCCTGGGTGGTGACGGCATCGAAAAGGTCATTGAGATCGATCTTTCCGACGAGGAGAATGCCGCCCTTCAGAAGTCCGTAGATAATGTAAAGAGTAATGTCAGTAAGTTGCCGCTGTAG
- a CDS encoding fumarate hydratase has product MPGGKIMREIEALQITQTVKQLCMSAAYHLGDDVLGAIRDGLEKETSPTGRDVLNQLLENAEIAGAGEFPLCQDCGLAVIFVELGQEVHVTGGDLNEAIHEGVRQGYEEAYLRKSVCHPFTRKNTGDNTPSIIHVKVVPGERIKLTMAAKGGGSENMSRVMMLKPSDGKEGIMNYVIERVKESGPNPCPPTIVGVGIGGTYERAALIAKEALLRPVGRPSLDPELAEMEAKILDAVNGSGIGPAGLGGRITSFAVHIEMRPCHIASLPVAVNINCHSHRHKEAVI; this is encoded by the coding sequence ATGCCTGGAGGGAAAATAATGAGAGAGATCGAGGCCCTGCAGATAACCCAGACCGTAAAACAACTCTGCATGAGCGCCGCTTATCACCTGGGTGATGATGTCCTTGGGGCCATCAGGGATGGCCTGGAAAAAGAGACCTCTCCAACCGGCAGGGATGTATTGAATCAGCTGCTGGAGAACGCGGAGATCGCCGGCGCAGGGGAGTTTCCCCTGTGCCAGGATTGTGGCCTTGCGGTTATCTTCGTTGAACTTGGCCAGGAGGTCCATGTGACCGGCGGCGACCTGAACGAAGCCATCCATGAGGGGGTCAGACAGGGCTATGAGGAGGCCTATCTCCGGAAGAGCGTGTGTCATCCCTTCACCCGGAAGAACACCGGGGACAACACACCTTCCATTATCCACGTAAAAGTTGTCCCTGGTGAAAGGATCAAACTGACCATGGCTGCCAAGGGAGGCGGCAGTGAGAACATGAGCCGGGTCATGATGCTCAAACCTTCCGACGGGAAGGAAGGGATCATGAATTACGTCATCGAGCGGGTGAAAGAATCAGGCCCCAACCCATGCCCTCCAACCATTGTCGGGGTGGGAATAGGGGGGACATATGAAAGGGCCGCTCTTATTGCCAAGGAGGCTCTCCTCCGCCCCGTCGGCCGGCCAAGCCTTGATCCGGAACTGGCCGAGATGGAGGCAAAGATCCTTGATGCGGTAAATGGCTCCGGCATCGGTCCGGCCGGGCTGGGAGGCAGGATCACTTCCTTCGCCGTCCACATCGAGATGCGTCCCTGCCACATCGCCAGCCTTCCGGTGGCGGTTAATATCAACTGCCATTCACACCGGCACAAGGAAGCGGTCATCTGA
- a CDS encoding Fe-S-containing hydro-lyase produces the protein MSEPVRLIPPLSGKDVEALRAGDRVLISGTIYTGRDAAHKRLVDLLEKGDPLPLELEGQVIYFVGPSPSRPGKPIGSAGPTTSYRMDAYSPILIERGLKAMIGKGSRSQEVIDAMVRHRAVYLAAVGGAAALISRRIESCEIIAYEDLGPEAIRRLEVRDFPAIVVNDCEGNDLYKQGVEEYKTA, from the coding sequence ATGTCGGAACCTGTTCGGTTGATTCCCCCACTGTCGGGGAAAGATGTTGAGGCTTTGAGAGCAGGAGACAGGGTTCTGATCTCCGGTACGATCTACACGGGGCGGGATGCCGCCCACAAAAGGCTTGTGGATCTATTGGAGAAGGGTGACCCCCTCCCCCTGGAGCTGGAAGGCCAGGTCATCTACTTCGTCGGCCCCTCTCCGAGCCGGCCCGGAAAGCCCATAGGTTCGGCCGGTCCGACCACCAGCTATCGCATGGATGCCTATTCCCCTATCCTCATTGAGAGGGGCCTGAAGGCAATGATAGGCAAGGGATCCCGTTCACAGGAAGTCATTGATGCGATGGTACGCCACAGGGCAGTCTACCTCGCGGCGGTCGGCGGGGCGGCGGCCCTGATTTCCCGCAGGATCGAGTCCTGCGAGATCATCGCCTACGAGGATCTTGGCCCGGAGGCCATCCGAAGACTGGAAGTCAGAGATTTTCCCGCTATTGTGGTTAATGACTGCGAGGGAAACGACCTTTACAAGCAGGGTGTTGAGGAGTACAAGACGGCGTAA
- the sucC gene encoding ADP-forming succinate--CoA ligase subunit beta, translating to MKAHEYQAKQLLRQYGVPVPEGDVARTPSDARKVAEKLGGKVVVKAQIHAGGRGKAGGVKLVAGPDEAEKVARELIGKTLITHQTGPEGKVVNQVLIEGGVEIASEFYLGMAIDRASEKVAIMASTEGGVEIEKVAAETPEKILKEFVDPATGLMPFQARKIAFNLGLTGKTASAAASFILKLYRLFVDKDCSLAEINPLITTATGEVIALDAKLNFDDNALFRHPDVVELRDLTEEQPQETEASEYGLSYIKLDGNVGCMVNGAGLAMSTMDIIKLAGGEPANFLDVGGAAKEESVTNAFRIILSDKNVKAVLVNIFGGIVRCDVVAQGVLNAARTLDVKVPVVVRLEGTNAAEGLSLIEKSGMKFVTAKGLKAAAEKVVTAAEGGEV from the coding sequence ATGAAGGCCCACGAATACCAGGCGAAACAGCTTCTTCGGCAATATGGTGTTCCAGTACCGGAGGGGGATGTGGCCAGAACCCCTTCAGATGCACGGAAGGTCGCCGAAAAATTGGGTGGGAAAGTCGTTGTAAAGGCCCAGATTCATGCTGGGGGCCGCGGCAAGGCCGGTGGCGTCAAGCTGGTTGCCGGACCCGACGAGGCGGAAAAGGTGGCGAGGGAACTTATCGGGAAAACCCTCATAACCCATCAGACCGGGCCTGAAGGAAAGGTCGTCAACCAGGTTCTCATCGAGGGCGGAGTTGAAATTGCCTCAGAGTTCTATCTCGGCATGGCAATTGATCGCGCGTCCGAGAAGGTTGCCATTATGGCGAGCACCGAAGGCGGGGTTGAGATCGAGAAGGTAGCAGCCGAAACACCGGAGAAAATTCTTAAGGAATTTGTGGACCCGGCCACCGGCCTGATGCCTTTTCAGGCAAGAAAAATTGCCTTCAATCTGGGCCTGACCGGGAAAACAGCATCCGCCGCGGCATCCTTTATCCTGAAGCTCTACAGGCTCTTTGTTGATAAGGATTGTTCACTGGCTGAGATCAACCCCCTTATTACCACCGCGACCGGTGAGGTAATTGCCCTTGATGCCAAGCTGAATTTCGACGATAATGCTCTCTTTCGGCACCCGGATGTTGTTGAGCTTCGCGATCTTACCGAGGAGCAGCCTCAGGAAACCGAGGCGTCGGAATACGGACTCTCCTATATCAAACTTGACGGCAATGTGGGGTGTATGGTCAACGGGGCGGGACTCGCCATGTCCACCATGGATATCATCAAGCTGGCCGGTGGGGAGCCGGCGAATTTTCTGGATGTGGGCGGAGCGGCCAAGGAGGAGTCCGTCACTAATGCCTTCCGGATTATCCTTTCCGATAAAAACGTAAAGGCTGTTCTCGTCAATATTTTCGGGGGTATCGTTCGCTGCGACGTCGTGGCCCAGGGGGTGCTGAACGCGGCAAGAACCCTGGACGTTAAGGTCCCGGTTGTTGTAAGGCTTGAGGGAACGAATGCGGCGGAAGGGCTCAGCCTTATTGAAAAATCGGGGATGAAGTTTGTTACAGCCAAAGGCCTGAAGGCTGCGGCCGAGAAGGTGGTTACGGCCGCCGAAGGCGGGGAGGTATAG